The Anoxybacillus flavithermus genome has a segment encoding these proteins:
- a CDS encoding flagellar biosynthesis protein FlgE — protein MLRSMFTGIGGIRNFQYKLDVIGNNISNVNTYGYKKARVTFKDLVSQQISAATSSTGTRGGINGKQIGLGSGLGSIETIHTQGSTQTTSRPLDLALGGDGFFVVGSINDVTLISMDGPAGKLGTNKVNTGVPIDRVFNLSFTRAGNFYLDEYGYIVNSDGQYLIGEAAIKDVDTVITNAPHVAQARRDLETFLNSTNGLVNFIKKWKDEFTKDPDNNPTTQTDFVNFIRNFNNELKNLNEKITGKTDPNDTTLATAGTYFNDRVSPKASINPVPLLPENEADWPDTLAEAEKMMGPYLEGISGFVESVQQVLQDYSDPKYGNVTSFEPGLIQIPKTAKSFGITSDGKVTFIDSNGQLKIAGQILLAQFPNPTGLEKMGGNTFKETNNSGKLDRNANGLTINELSRPGLNGAGEIISGALEMSNVDLSEEFTEMIVAQRGFQANTRIITTSDEILQELVNLKK, from the coding sequence ATGTTACGTTCCATGTTTACTGGAATTGGTGGTATTCGCAATTTTCAATATAAATTAGACGTCATTGGTAACAATATTTCTAACGTCAATACGTATGGCTATAAAAAAGCGCGCGTCACATTTAAAGATCTCGTTTCCCAACAAATTTCCGCCGCGACATCATCGACAGGAACGCGCGGGGGAATTAACGGTAAACAAATCGGATTAGGAAGCGGTCTCGGTTCAATCGAAACGATTCATACGCAAGGATCGACGCAAACGACATCACGTCCACTTGACTTAGCGCTCGGTGGCGATGGCTTTTTCGTTGTCGGATCGATTAATGATGTCACACTCATTAGCATGGACGGACCAGCTGGAAAATTAGGAACGAATAAAGTAAATACCGGTGTACCGATTGACCGCGTCTTTAATTTAAGTTTTACACGTGCAGGGAACTTTTATTTGGATGAGTACGGTTATATTGTAAACTCAGACGGACAATATTTAATCGGCGAAGCAGCGATTAAGGATGTAGACACAGTTATTACGAATGCCCCTCATGTAGCTCAAGCTAGACGTGATTTAGAAACATTTCTTAACAGCACAAACGGTCTTGTGAATTTTATAAAAAAATGGAAAGATGAGTTTACGAAAGATCCTGATAACAATCCAACGACACAGACGGATTTTGTTAATTTTATTCGAAACTTTAACAATGAATTAAAAAACTTAAACGAGAAAATAACAGGAAAAACAGATCCGAACGATACAACGTTGGCAACAGCTGGGACATATTTTAATGACCGTGTATCTCCTAAAGCTAGCATTAATCCTGTTCCGCTTCTCCCGGAAAACGAAGCCGATTGGCCGGATACGTTAGCGGAAGCAGAAAAAATGATGGGGCCATATTTAGAAGGAATTAGCGGTTTCGTGGAAAGTGTGCAACAAGTGTTGCAAGACTACAGCGACCCGAAATACGGAAATGTTACAAGCTTCGAACCGGGATTAATTCAAATTCCAAAAACGGCGAAAAGCTTCGGAATTACATCAGACGGAAAAGTGACGTTCATCGATAGCAACGGGCAACTAAAAATTGCAGGACAAATTTTATTAGCGCAATTTCCAAACCCAACAGGTTTAGAGAAAATGGGTGGCAATACGTTTAAAGAAACGAACAACTCGGGGAAACTTGACCGAAATGCGAACGGATTGACGATTAATGAGTTGTCGCGCCCAGGTTTAAATGGAGCAGGTGAAATTATTTCTGGAGCGCTTGAAATGTCGAATGTAGACTTATCTGAAGAGTTTACCGAAATGATCGTTGCACAACGCGGATTCCAAGCAAACACGCGCATTATTACAACATCGGATGAAATTTTACAAGAATTAGTTAACTTAAAGAAATAA